A genomic stretch from Streptomyces fungicidicus includes:
- a CDS encoding cytochrome P450: MGDDYYRDPAGHLATVRDTSPVFWYPHLNAWIVTRREDCLTVLSDWQTYSSAANSAADVPAKHREVYPPDLVAKMIVGQDPPGHTETRSVAQRGFVKERMDRLQPEIEARAHRIIDRFENNGSANLLEEYSLELTTQTIMALLGLGYEHEAMMRQLRDDLFAVLSSAHEPLPEPARSEVWDRFVEANLKLRAIVEERRDSEADDIISVMASARAKDGSYALPTPQIALHVSEFAAAGTDTTAQAMTNAVLFLARNPGALEDALAEPELWPRVFEETVRRRPSSTFTSRRATRDVELSGVRIPAGDMVWVALASANTDPGHVERPFEFDIHRPDPTDHLAFTAGRHTCLGNPLARVQGATGLRVLFERLPSLRPDDTDALDFLRMALLPVRRSLRVRWDVADVERSRTRTVRTLNLEVTERTEASDGVVALTLSHPDGGELPPWKAGAHIDVHVPGGDGEVRVRQYSLCSDPEDRTSYRVGVLREQDGRGGSAAVHDTLTAGSRVTVSWPRNNFRLLPSPRYLFIAGGIGVTPVLPMIREAERAGAEWELVYGGRTQTSMAFRDELVVHGGRVTVVPQDELGLIDLPGLLGEVREGTLVYACGPEPLLRAVEENTAHWPKNSLRLERFAPKPVVRTVPDTPFEVEFAGSGTVVEVGADETILEAAEKAGLPVVSSCKTGTCGTCETPIVSGRADHRDSILTPSEQEADRTMLICVSRAAAGCPRLVLGG, translated from the coding sequence ATGGGTGACGACTACTACCGGGACCCTGCCGGTCATCTGGCCACGGTCCGGGACACCTCGCCGGTGTTCTGGTATCCGCACCTGAACGCCTGGATCGTCACCCGCCGGGAGGACTGCCTCACCGTCCTGTCGGACTGGCAGACGTACTCGTCGGCCGCCAACTCGGCCGCCGACGTGCCGGCGAAGCACCGGGAGGTCTACCCGCCGGACCTCGTGGCGAAGATGATCGTGGGGCAGGACCCGCCCGGGCACACCGAGACGCGTTCCGTGGCCCAGCGCGGCTTCGTCAAGGAGCGCATGGACCGGCTGCAGCCCGAGATCGAGGCCAGGGCGCACCGCATCATCGACCGGTTCGAGAACAACGGCTCCGCGAACCTGCTCGAGGAGTACTCGCTGGAGCTGACCACCCAGACCATCATGGCGCTGCTGGGCCTCGGCTACGAACACGAGGCGATGATGCGGCAGTTGCGCGACGACCTGTTCGCCGTGCTGTCGTCCGCGCACGAGCCGCTGCCCGAGCCGGCGCGCTCCGAGGTGTGGGACCGCTTCGTCGAGGCCAACCTGAAGCTGCGTGCCATCGTCGAGGAGCGGCGCGACTCCGAGGCCGACGACATCATCTCCGTGATGGCGTCGGCGCGGGCGAAGGACGGCTCGTACGCGCTGCCCACGCCCCAGATCGCCCTCCACGTCTCCGAGTTCGCCGCGGCCGGCACGGACACCACAGCCCAGGCCATGACCAACGCGGTGCTGTTCCTGGCCCGGAACCCGGGGGCGCTCGAGGACGCGCTCGCCGAACCGGAGCTCTGGCCCCGGGTCTTCGAGGAGACGGTGCGGCGGCGCCCGTCCTCGACCTTCACCTCGCGCCGGGCGACGCGCGACGTGGAACTGTCCGGTGTGCGCATCCCGGCCGGTGACATGGTCTGGGTCGCGCTGGCCTCGGCCAACACCGATCCCGGACACGTCGAGCGGCCCTTCGAGTTCGACATCCACCGTCCCGATCCCACCGACCACCTGGCCTTCACCGCCGGACGGCACACCTGTCTGGGCAACCCCCTGGCCCGGGTCCAGGGCGCCACGGGACTGCGGGTGCTTTTCGAACGGCTGCCGTCACTGCGCCCGGACGACACCGACGCGCTCGACTTCCTGCGCATGGCCCTGCTCCCGGTGCGCCGCTCGCTGCGGGTGCGCTGGGACGTCGCGGACGTCGAACGGTCCCGCACGCGGACCGTGCGTACGCTCAACCTCGAAGTGACGGAGCGGACCGAGGCGTCCGACGGCGTCGTCGCGCTGACCCTGAGCCATCCGGACGGCGGGGAACTGCCGCCGTGGAAGGCCGGGGCCCACATCGACGTCCATGTGCCGGGCGGCGACGGTGAAGTGCGGGTACGCCAGTACTCGCTCTGCTCCGACCCGGAGGACCGCACCTCCTACCGTGTCGGCGTGCTGCGGGAGCAGGACGGCCGGGGCGGTTCGGCGGCCGTGCACGACACGCTGACGGCCGGGTCCCGGGTCACCGTGTCCTGGCCGCGCAACAACTTCCGGCTGCTGCCCTCGCCCCGCTATCTGTTCATCGCGGGCGGCATCGGTGTCACGCCGGTCCTGCCCATGATCCGGGAGGCGGAGCGGGCCGGCGCCGAGTGGGAACTCGTCTACGGTGGGCGCACACAGACGTCGATGGCCTTCCGTGACGAACTGGTTGTGCACGGCGGGCGCGTGACCGTGGTCCCGCAGGACGAGCTCGGGCTGATCGACCTGCCCGGACTGCTCGGCGAGGTGCGCGAGGGGACGCTCGTCTACGCGTGCGGGCCCGAGCCGCTGCTGCGGGCCGTGGAGGAGAACACCGCCCACTGGCCGAAGAACTCGCTGCGCCTGGAGCGGTTCGCTCCGAAGCCGGTGGTGCGGACCGTCCCCGACACGCCGTTCGAGGTGGAGTTCGCCGGGTCCGGGACGGTCGTCGAGGTCGGCGCGGACGAGACGATCCTGGAGGCCGCGGAGAAGGCCGGGCTCCCGGTGGTCTCCTCGTGCAAGACCGGGACGTGCGGCACCTGTGAGACGCCCATCGTCTCCGGCCGGGCCGACCACCGGGACTCCATCCTCACCCCGTCCGAGCAGGAGGCCGACAGAACCATGCTGATCTGTGTGTCCCGGGCCGCGGCCGGCTGCCCCCGCCTGGTGCTGGGCGGCTGA
- a CDS encoding SDR family NAD(P)-dependent oxidoreductase, which produces MELDGRIAVVTGAASGMGLAAVKALAGAGATVYGMDLRQEDLDREFAGLERVRGHAADVSDSAAVNRVFDRVREDHGRLHVLVNAAGVATPNRAKQAWVDGINHRMTESFKSGEPYHPEFLDGISDEDFDRVVAINLNGTFYTIRAAVPLMKQSGSGSVINFASVAGLIGLPMPAYYPASKAAVVGLTKAVAAELAPFGVRVNALAPAGIRTAMLTASGDDHVQALLSLQPLKRLAEPDEIGRTVLFLASDAAGHYTGQTLAPSGGALML; this is translated from the coding sequence ATGGAACTCGACGGCAGGATCGCGGTCGTCACAGGTGCGGCTTCGGGCATGGGCCTGGCCGCCGTGAAAGCCCTGGCGGGAGCCGGCGCAACGGTCTACGGCATGGATCTGCGGCAGGAGGACCTCGACCGCGAGTTCGCCGGTCTTGAGCGGGTCCGGGGCCACGCCGCGGACGTCTCCGACTCCGCCGCGGTGAACCGCGTCTTCGACCGGGTCCGGGAGGACCACGGCCGCCTGCACGTCCTCGTGAACGCCGCAGGCGTCGCCACACCGAACAGGGCGAAGCAGGCGTGGGTGGACGGCATCAACCACAGAATGACCGAGTCGTTCAAGAGCGGCGAGCCCTACCACCCCGAGTTCCTGGACGGCATCTCCGACGAGGACTTCGACCGCGTCGTCGCGATCAACCTCAACGGCACCTTCTACACGATCCGTGCCGCCGTACCGCTGATGAAGCAGAGCGGCAGCGGCTCGGTCATCAACTTCGCCTCGGTCGCGGGGCTCATCGGACTGCCGATGCCCGCCTACTACCCGGCCTCCAAGGCCGCGGTCGTGGGCCTCACCAAGGCGGTGGCGGCGGAGCTCGCCCCCTTCGGCGTCCGGGTCAACGCGCTGGCCCCGGCCGGCATCAGGACGGCCATGCTCACGGCGTCCGGCGACGACCACGTGCAGGCACTGCTCTCCCTCCAGCCGCTGAAGCGCCTCGCCGAGCCCGACGAGATCGGCCGCACGGTCCTCTTCCTCGCCTCCGACGCGGCGGGCCACTACACCGGTCAGACGCTGGCGCCCTCCGGCGGCGCCCTCATGCTCTGA
- a CDS encoding TetR/AcrR family transcriptional regulator — protein sequence MAANRTSKSVATRQRFVDEALRLFKEQGYERTSMAQIAAAAGSSRANLYLYFNSKSQIIRARMAEIEAEVAELYVALDGMPRRTPEALREWLGTAREMWLRYATEFEAVNQAMAIDPDVLEEWLGLIRRVSSAHASRHLDDAPEDRRVEREVHMTTLMMSLERNFYFLYIRGHKEREEQILTSLARQWSRLFDD from the coding sequence ATGGCAGCGAACCGAACGTCCAAGAGCGTCGCCACCCGTCAGCGATTCGTCGACGAGGCCCTGCGCCTCTTCAAGGAACAGGGCTACGAACGCACGTCCATGGCCCAGATCGCGGCCGCGGCCGGCAGCAGCCGGGCCAATCTGTACCTGTACTTCAACAGCAAGTCCCAGATCATCAGGGCCCGCATGGCGGAGATCGAGGCCGAGGTGGCCGAGCTCTACGTCGCACTGGACGGGATGCCGAGGCGGACCCCCGAGGCCCTGCGGGAATGGCTGGGCACGGCCAGGGAGATGTGGCTGCGGTACGCCACCGAGTTCGAGGCCGTCAACCAGGCCATGGCCATCGACCCGGACGTACTCGAGGAATGGCTGGGCCTGATCCGGCGCGTCTCGTCGGCCCACGCCTCGCGCCACCTGGACGACGCGCCGGAGGACCGCCGGGTGGAACGCGAAGTCCACATGACCACGCTGATGATGAGCCTGGAACGCAACTTCTACTTCCTGTACATCCGCGGCCACAAGGAGCGGGAGGAGCAGATCCTCACCTCGCTCGCCCGGCAGTGGTCCCGGTTGTTCGACGACTGA
- a CDS encoding amidohydrolase family protein: MSNPGRPLSRRGLLIAGTAMASAAGTVQQSRALAGGGDGPGGTGGDDDAWHGKIDVHHHFTAPQWVDWAEREGLVRREDLPWWSRWDADATLALMDRAGIAIAVLNPTMQDRYRSAAQAREGLSVVFEALTDLVHEHPGRFAFLCPALLDHPEVTTWALRRAFDELGAVGVSVKASYNGVYLGDPSYDRFLAEVDERSGVLITHPLDLPGKPPGVPTVPGIPNFMCDFLLDTTRAAVNLIRTGTLDRYPRLSVVLPHAGGFLPQIATRLEAFGDFCDPPVDAARVREGLRRFHYDTAGPLAPACTLVETAGADRILFGTDWPAASAEIITGYTVPAVEADHAFTEHQRRGIYRDNARRLMPALKRADHTDRLSGSGSRRT; this comes from the coding sequence ATGTCGAACCCAGGGCGGCCCCTGAGCCGGCGCGGCCTGCTCATAGCCGGTACGGCCATGGCCTCCGCAGCCGGCACCGTGCAGCAGTCCCGTGCTCTTGCCGGGGGCGGGGACGGCCCGGGCGGCACCGGGGGAGACGACGACGCTTGGCACGGGAAGATCGACGTGCACCACCACTTCACCGCTCCGCAATGGGTGGACTGGGCGGAGCGCGAAGGCCTGGTGCGACGGGAGGACCTGCCCTGGTGGTCCCGCTGGGACGCGGATGCCACACTCGCCCTCATGGACCGGGCGGGAATCGCGATTGCCGTTCTCAATCCGACGATGCAGGACCGCTACCGCTCCGCGGCGCAGGCCAGGGAGGGTCTTTCCGTCGTCTTCGAGGCGCTGACCGACTTGGTGCACGAACACCCGGGACGTTTCGCCTTCCTCTGCCCGGCCCTCCTGGATCACCCGGAAGTCACCACGTGGGCGCTGCGCCGCGCCTTCGACGAACTCGGTGCCGTCGGAGTGAGCGTGAAGGCGAGCTACAACGGTGTCTACCTGGGTGATCCCTCGTACGACCGCTTCCTCGCCGAGGTCGACGAACGTTCCGGTGTGCTCATCACCCACCCACTAGACCTTCCGGGAAAACCACCGGGGGTGCCCACGGTTCCCGGCATCCCGAACTTCATGTGCGACTTCCTGCTGGACACCACGCGCGCCGCGGTGAACCTGATCCGCACGGGAACACTCGACCGGTACCCCCGGCTGTCCGTCGTCCTGCCCCACGCCGGCGGATTCCTTCCGCAGATCGCCACTCGCCTCGAGGCCTTCGGAGACTTCTGCGACCCACCCGTCGACGCGGCACGTGTGCGGGAGGGGCTCCGCCGTTTCCACTACGACACGGCGGGCCCACTCGCTCCGGCATGCACCCTGGTGGAGACGGCCGGCGCCGACCGGATCCTCTTCGGCACGGACTGGCCTGCCGCCTCCGCCGAGATCATCACCGGCTACACGGTGCCGGCCGTCGAGGCCGACCACGCGTTCACCGAGCACCAGCGTCGCGGCATCTACCGCGACAACGCACGGCGACTCATGCCCGCCCTGAAGCGCGCGGACCACACCGACCGCCTGAGCGGCTCCGGTTCGCGGCGGACGTAG
- a CDS encoding VOC family protein, with protein sequence MPEQTSTAPEGYTTVAPWVVTDDTGALFDFVTRAFGGEELARVRTEDGSVGHGEIRIGDTVVLAFDRRADWPRMPSLLRVFVADADEAFAEALAAGGQVVTALADNAFGQRGGRIKDPFGNIWWVLSHVEDVAEEVMWQRLREPVYAEGMRVAQETLDAELSGRRQGRSSAPVRTAD encoded by the coding sequence ATGCCCGAGCAGACCAGCACCGCGCCGGAGGGCTACACCACCGTTGCTCCTTGGGTCGTCACCGACGACACGGGAGCCTTGTTCGACTTCGTCACCCGGGCGTTCGGCGGTGAGGAACTGGCGCGGGTGCGGACCGAGGACGGCTCGGTCGGGCACGGTGAGATCCGGATCGGCGACACCGTCGTGCTGGCCTTCGACCGACGCGCCGACTGGCCCCGCATGCCGAGTCTGCTGCGTGTGTTCGTCGCCGACGCGGACGAGGCGTTCGCGGAAGCCCTCGCGGCCGGCGGCCAGGTCGTCACCGCCCTGGCGGACAACGCCTTCGGACAGCGCGGAGGACGGATCAAGGACCCCTTCGGCAACATCTGGTGGGTCCTCAGCCACGTCGAGGACGTCGCCGAGGAGGTGATGTGGCAGCGCCTGCGGGAGCCCGTGTACGCCGAGGGGATGCGCGTGGCGCAGGAAACACTCGACGCCGAACTCAGCGGCCGGCGCCAGGGACGCAGCAGCGCACCCGTCAGGACGGCTGACTGA
- a CDS encoding RICIN domain-containing protein produces the protein MHKKSWAAFATGALAVATLAVGSPSANAVDVYSSLVNYKSGRCLSLEGGGGTANGTNAIIWSCNGGYEQYWFHATPSGEIRNLKSGKCLSLASGGGTANGTEVILWTCNGAAEQRWDYSGAHQWYNTKAGKCMSTAGGGGTANGTKVIIYNCLGSDEQHWDYAG, from the coding sequence ATGCACAAGAAGTCTTGGGCCGCGTTCGCGACGGGTGCCCTGGCGGTCGCGACCCTGGCGGTGGGGTCGCCCTCCGCGAACGCGGTGGATGTCTACTCGAGCCTGGTGAACTACAAGAGCGGACGGTGCCTTTCACTGGAGGGCGGCGGCGGCACGGCCAACGGGACCAACGCCATCATCTGGAGCTGCAACGGCGGGTACGAGCAGTATTGGTTCCACGCCACCCCTTCGGGCGAGATCCGGAACCTCAAGAGCGGAAAATGCCTTTCTCTCGCGAGTGGCGGCGGTACCGCGAACGGAACCGAAGTGATCCTGTGGACGTGCAACGGCGCCGCCGAGCAGAGGTGGGACTACTCGGGCGCCCACCAGTGGTACAACACGAAGGCCGGCAAGTGCATGTCGACGGCGGGCGGCGGCGGCACCGCGAACGGCACCAAGGTGATCATCTACAACTGCCTGGGCTCGGACGAGCAGCACTGGGACTACGCGGGCTGA
- a CDS encoding anhydro-N-acetylmuramic acid kinase, with protein sequence MRVIGLMSGTSHDAVDAAAADLVLEGDSLLLTPLGMVSAPYPEKLRSALTAALPPASTTMRDVCRLDTRIGQAFAALATRADRELCDGRADLIVSHGQTVYHWVEQGRVHGTLQIGSPSWIAEATGRPVVSDLRTRDVAAGGQGAPLVSVVDVMWLRGRPGVPAALNLGGIANLTVAGAAGDPVAFDTSPANALVDAAAHALTDGRLEYDRDGALAARGRVDTALLRALLDEPYYAEPPPKTTGKELFHWPYLHTFLTGRDRLPVEDVVATVTHLTARTVADAVRAAGATEVIASGGGTRNPTLMSMLRTALHGIPLRTSDDLGLPSEAKEAYAFAVLGYLTAHGLAGTVPACTGARRPSVLGSITPGSGGLRLPEPAATAPVRLRTVPA encoded by the coding sequence ATGCGGGTCATCGGGCTGATGTCGGGCACGTCACACGACGCGGTCGACGCCGCCGCGGCCGACCTGGTCCTCGAAGGGGACAGCCTGCTGCTGACGCCCCTGGGCATGGTGAGCGCCCCCTATCCGGAGAAGCTGCGGTCCGCGCTGACGGCGGCGCTGCCGCCGGCGTCGACCACGATGAGGGACGTGTGCCGGCTCGACACCCGCATCGGCCAGGCGTTCGCCGCGCTGGCCACCCGGGCCGACCGGGAACTCTGCGACGGGCGCGCCGATCTGATCGTCTCCCACGGCCAGACCGTCTACCACTGGGTCGAGCAGGGCCGGGTGCACGGCACCCTGCAGATCGGCTCGCCCTCCTGGATCGCCGAGGCCACCGGCCGCCCGGTCGTCTCCGACCTGCGTACGCGCGATGTCGCCGCGGGCGGCCAGGGCGCGCCCCTGGTGAGCGTCGTCGACGTGATGTGGCTGCGCGGGCGGCCCGGTGTGCCCGCCGCCCTCAACCTCGGAGGGATCGCCAACCTGACGGTGGCCGGCGCGGCCGGTGATCCGGTCGCCTTCGACACCAGCCCCGCCAACGCCCTCGTCGACGCGGCGGCGCACGCCCTCACCGACGGCCGGCTGGAGTACGACCGGGACGGAGCGCTCGCCGCACGGGGCAGGGTCGACACCGCTCTGCTGCGGGCACTCCTCGACGAGCCGTACTACGCGGAGCCGCCGCCGAAGACGACCGGCAAGGAGCTGTTCCACTGGCCCTACCTGCACACCTTCCTGACCGGCCGTGACCGGCTGCCGGTCGAGGACGTGGTCGCCACCGTCACCCACCTCACCGCCCGCACCGTCGCCGACGCGGTCCGCGCGGCCGGGGCGACCGAGGTCATCGCCTCGGGCGGCGGAACCCGCAACCCCACGCTGATGTCCATGCTGCGCACCGCACTGCACGGCATCCCGCTGCGGACCTCCGACGACCTCGGGCTGCCGTCAGAGGCCAAGGAGGCCTACGCCTTCGCCGTCCTCGGATACCTGACCGCGCACGGGCTGGCCGGCACGGTCCCGGCCTGCACCGGCGCCCGCCGCCCCAGCGTCCTGGGCTCGATCACGCCCGGCAGCGGGGGGCTGCGCCTGCCGGAGCCCGCCGCCACCGCTCCCGTGCGCCTGCGCACGGTACCCGCCTGA
- a CDS encoding serine hydrolase domain-containing protein codes for MQHTEAPKPTVVLTETPGVERRFLEVLDDTIRADIESGAYHGANVIVARHGEIALRGSYGVADVDTGRPTRRDDVYRILSMSKGFTNALVLRALSEGRLMLSTRVVDLVPEFFGTEPFRAARKDRINLAHLLTHRAGMPATPNPGLGPEGFAVLADVIEALAGVDVVHEPGTNLNYSAAINHALMGEMARRAYGADSFRELMREKVFGPAGMTHTRFGMPAEWRDRGVPLKVIVANDSWLKPEDIECLNGVIDREDAEMPWVGAVSTIDDVFAFTELLRNKGRTASGEQLIGESVLDFATTNQTGEQINDLYGMVAAARKWDLPPGNMGLGMALAGTGTHARFFGPFVSPRTFGSYGAGSSLLWVDPVSGMSFCFLSSGVMDEGDNVARFQKLSSIAASAAVTSVRPAKGAGS; via the coding sequence GTGCAGCACACCGAGGCCCCGAAGCCCACGGTCGTCCTCACCGAGACACCCGGCGTCGAGCGCCGCTTCCTCGAGGTCCTGGACGACACCATCCGCGCGGACATCGAGAGCGGGGCGTACCACGGGGCGAACGTCATCGTGGCCCGTCACGGCGAGATCGCACTGCGCGGCAGCTACGGAGTGGCCGACGTCGACACCGGCCGCCCGACCCGGCGCGACGACGTCTACCGCATCCTGTCCATGTCCAAGGGCTTCACCAACGCCCTGGTCCTCCGCGCCCTCAGCGAGGGCAGGCTGATGCTGTCGACCCGCGTCGTCGACCTCGTCCCCGAGTTCTTCGGCACCGAGCCGTTCCGCGCGGCGCGCAAGGACCGGATCAACCTCGCCCACCTGCTCACCCATCGCGCCGGCATGCCCGCGACGCCCAACCCGGGTCTGGGCCCGGAGGGTTTCGCCGTGCTCGCCGACGTCATCGAGGCGCTGGCCGGCGTCGACGTCGTGCACGAGCCGGGCACGAACCTGAACTACTCGGCGGCCATCAACCACGCGCTGATGGGCGAGATGGCCCGCCGCGCCTACGGTGCCGACTCGTTCCGGGAGCTCATGCGGGAGAAGGTCTTCGGCCCCGCCGGCATGACGCACACCAGGTTCGGGATGCCGGCCGAATGGCGTGACCGGGGCGTACCGCTGAAGGTCATCGTCGCCAACGACTCCTGGCTCAAGCCCGAGGACATCGAGTGCCTCAACGGGGTGATCGACCGCGAGGACGCCGAGATGCCCTGGGTCGGCGCGGTGTCCACCATCGACGACGTCTTCGCCTTCACCGAACTGCTGCGCAACAAGGGGCGCACCGCCTCCGGGGAGCAGCTCATCGGCGAGTCGGTGCTGGACTTCGCCACCACCAACCAGACCGGCGAACAGATCAACGACCTCTACGGCATGGTCGCCGCCGCCCGCAAGTGGGACCTTCCCCCGGGCAACATGGGCCTGGGCATGGCCCTCGCCGGCACGGGGACGCACGCCCGCTTCTTCGGGCCGTTCGTCTCGCCGCGCACCTTCGGCTCCTACGGCGCCGGTTCGTCCCTGCTGTGGGTGGATCCGGTCTCGGGCATGTCCTTCTGTTTCCTCTCCTCCGGAGTGATGGACGAGGGCGACAACGTCGCCCGCTTCCAGAAGCTCTCCTCGATCGCCGCCTCCGCGGCCGTCACCTCCGTCCGGCCCGCGAAGGGAGCAGGTTCGTGA
- a CDS encoding GNAT family N-acetyltransferase: MSDLHFRQPDDDASLRDWQHVHNEIIPTHLLSLDDVRERARRNHLEVAYLDDVLVGCSTVRPPSDDTLTATVIARVLAPHRGQGFGEELYARGLRRARESGAKVIETVVLSSNEDGLRFAREHGFTETERYLLPGDTIPWIDLRLA; encoded by the coding sequence ATGTCTGATCTTCACTTCCGGCAGCCGGACGACGACGCCTCGCTCAGGGACTGGCAGCACGTCCACAACGAGATCATCCCCACGCATCTGCTGTCCCTGGACGATGTACGGGAGCGCGCACGGCGCAACCACCTGGAGGTGGCGTACCTCGACGACGTCCTCGTCGGCTGCAGTACGGTCCGCCCTCCCTCGGACGACACGCTGACGGCCACCGTGATCGCCCGCGTGCTCGCTCCCCACCGTGGGCAGGGGTTCGGCGAGGAGCTCTACGCGCGCGGGCTCCGACGGGCGCGGGAGTCGGGCGCCAAGGTGATCGAAACAGTGGTCCTTTCCTCGAACGAGGACGGCTTGCGGTTCGCGCGCGAGCACGGGTTCACCGAGACCGAGCGGTATCTGCTGCCCGGAGACACCATTCCCTGGATCGACCTGCGCCTTGCCTGA
- a CDS encoding MFS transporter — protein MTTPVHDPVEGTAAPRRPLRALVAGSVGNFIEWYEFGVYGYFATIIAANFFTPDGGSDVEALVKTYASFALAFFFRPVGAAVFGRLGDRMGRRPTLIVVILLMTGATTLIGLLPTYATLGAAAPWLLTLLRVVQGLSAGGEFGGAVSIMTEFAPPGRRGLYGAWQSFTVALGLLAGAGMAALLATVLTGPELDDWGWRLPFLLTLPLGLAALWLRLKLEETPSFRRTRTGPPEKEGRPPAVTPPPAPAREVAKAIVLGAGRLMGWSAAGYTFLVVMPSYLQSTLNASFQQALVATVLANLGFAASILPAGALSDRIGRRAVMVTGAVLVAVLAFPLMHLLQDAGSSTASKSLAVFVAGAAVGLMAGPGPAMLSEMFPTSVRYTGLGLAYALSNAVFSGCAGLIITEAIKRTGNIDIPAHYVVVTCAVSTLALLTLRGDDHRRALRD, from the coding sequence ATGACCACCCCCGTGCACGACCCGGTCGAGGGAACCGCCGCACCGCGCCGGCCGCTCAGGGCGCTGGTGGCCGGCTCGGTGGGCAACTTCATCGAATGGTACGAGTTCGGCGTCTACGGATACTTCGCCACCATCATCGCCGCCAACTTCTTCACACCCGACGGCGGAAGCGATGTCGAGGCGCTGGTCAAGACGTACGCGTCCTTCGCGCTCGCCTTCTTCTTCCGTCCGGTCGGCGCGGCCGTCTTCGGCCGCCTGGGCGACCGGATGGGGCGCCGTCCCACGCTGATCGTCGTCATCCTGCTGATGACCGGTGCCACGACCTTGATCGGTCTGCTTCCGACGTACGCCACTCTGGGCGCGGCGGCACCCTGGCTGCTCACACTGCTGCGCGTGGTCCAGGGTCTGTCCGCGGGAGGCGAGTTCGGCGGCGCCGTCTCCATCATGACCGAGTTCGCCCCGCCCGGCAGGCGCGGGCTGTACGGGGCATGGCAGTCCTTCACCGTGGCGCTCGGACTGCTCGCCGGAGCGGGCATGGCCGCGCTGCTGGCCACCGTGCTGACCGGGCCGGAGCTCGACGACTGGGGCTGGCGGCTGCCGTTCCTGCTGACCCTGCCCCTGGGGCTCGCCGCCCTGTGGCTGCGGCTGAAGCTGGAGGAGACCCCGTCCTTCCGGCGGACGCGGACCGGGCCCCCGGAGAAGGAGGGCCGCCCGCCGGCGGTGACGCCGCCACCCGCCCCCGCACGTGAGGTGGCCAAGGCCATCGTCCTCGGCGCCGGACGGCTCATGGGATGGTCGGCGGCCGGCTACACCTTCCTCGTCGTCATGCCGTCCTACCTCCAGAGCACGCTCAACGCCTCGTTCCAACAGGCCCTGGTCGCCACAGTCCTCGCCAACCTGGGCTTCGCGGCCTCCATCCTCCCGGCGGGCGCGCTGAGCGACCGGATCGGCCGGCGTGCGGTGATGGTGACCGGCGCGGTCCTCGTGGCCGTCCTGGCGTTCCCCCTGATGCATCTGCTGCAGGACGCCGGCTCCTCGACGGCCTCCAAGAGCCTCGCGGTGTTCGTCGCCGGTGCCGCCGTCGGGCTGATGGCGGGGCCCGGGCCCGCCATGCTCTCGGAGATGTTCCCCACCAGCGTCCGCTACACCGGACTCGGTCTGGCGTACGCGCTGTCCAACGCCGTCTTCTCCGGATGCGCCGGCCTGATCATCACCGAGGCGATCAAGCGGACCGGCAACATCGACATCCCCGCCCACTACGTGGTCGTGACCTGTGCCGTCAGCACGCTCGCCCTGCTCACCCTGCGCGGCGACGACCACCGTCGCGCGTTGCGCGACTGA